From the genome of Sylvia atricapilla isolate bSylAtr1 chromosome 26, bSylAtr1.pri, whole genome shotgun sequence, one region includes:
- the SHD gene encoding SH2 domain-containing adapter protein D — protein sequence MAKWLREYLGRGARRSPPRPPQPDYSGPGGPPAAAPGAPLRGPAASPRHRLVRVGGGPRRLQQGPGESEYSEPFEGEQEPAPEGGCDEEATGCPRQGEGRRLRQRRGPQLYDTPSEEWDTAGDSPGGPPARDSRLPRDDERPADEYDQPWEWKKDHISRAFAVQFESPERSPSVSRQLPRSPRAPRPGCPPSPRHVDTSLPLEKQAWYHGAIGRAGAETLLALCREGSFLVRDCETSPDDYSLSLRSSQGFVHVKLTRTREQHFTLGRAGAAFPSVPAAVGHYTARALPVRGARHLSLLYPVAVQPL from the exons ATGGCCAAGTGGCTCCGGGAGTACCTGGGCCGGGGGGCTCGGCGctccccgccgcgcccgccccaGCCCGATTACAGCGGCCCCGGGGgtccccccgccgccgcccccggggcTCCGCTCCGCGGCCCCGCGGCTTCTCCCCGCCACCGCCTGGTGCGGGTGGGGGGCGGCCCCCGCCGCCTGCAGCAG GGCCCAGGGGAGAGCGAGTACTCGGAGCCCTTCGAGGGGGAGCAGGAGCCGGCGCCCGAGGGCGGCTGCGACGAGGAGGCCACAG GGTGCCCGCGGCAGGGCGAGGGCCGGCGGCTGCGGCAGCGCCGGGGTCCCCAACTCTACGACACCCCGTCTGAGGAGTGGGACACggccggggacagccccgggggGCCCCCGGCCCGCGACAGCCGCCTGCCCCGCGACGACGAGCGCCCGGCCGACGAGTACGACCAGCCCTGGGAGTGGAAGAAGGATCACATCTCACGGGCGTTCGCAG TGCAGTTTGAGAGCCCCGAGCGCTCGCCCAGCGTGTCCCGGCAGCTGCCGCGCTCGCCCCGGGCCCCCAGGCCGGgctgtccccccagccccaggcacgTGGACACCTCGCTGCCCCTGGAGAAGCAGGC ctggtACCACGGCGCCATCGGGCGGGCGGGCGCCGAGACGCTGCTGGCGCTGTGCCGCGAGGGCAGTTTCCTGGTGCGCGACTGCGAGACCAGCCCCGACGACTACTCACTGTCCCTCCG gagcagccagggcttcGTTCACGTGAAGCTGACGCGGACCCGGGAGCAGCACTTCACCCTGGGCCGGGCCGGAGCCGCGTTCCCGTCGGTACCGGCGGCCGTGGGACATTACACGGCGCGGGCGCTGCCGGTGCGCGGGGCCCgtcacctgtccctgctctACCCCGTGGCCGTGCAGCCCCTGTGA